The following coding sequences are from one Microcoleus sp. bin38.metabat.b11b12b14.051 window:
- a CDS encoding EamA family transporter translates to MVKIPNWLIYALICSLLYGFWGFLGKLATKSIDYKTVFVYETIGAILTTLFIFANSKDLSLDGNIAGIVSGLLIGVCGTAASLIFLKSIETGPVISVISITSLYPVISVFLSYLFLKEAITIPQFIALILAIISVILSSY, encoded by the coding sequence ATGGTTAAAATCCCAAATTGGTTAATCTATGCACTAATCTGTTCTTTATTATACGGCTTTTGGGGATTTTTGGGCAAGTTGGCAACTAAATCTATTGACTATAAAACAGTTTTCGTCTATGAAACAATCGGTGCTATTTTAACTACATTATTCATTTTTGCCAATAGTAAAGACCTGAGTCTTGATGGAAATATTGCCGGAATCGTATCTGGTTTATTAATCGGTGTTTGCGGAACTGCGGCATCTTTGATTTTCCTGAAATCCATTGAAACCGGGCCAGTCATCAGCGTCATCAGCATTACATCGTTGTACCCAGTAATTAGCGTATTTCTATCATATTTATTCCTGAAAGAAGCAATTACAATTCCGCAATTTATCGCTTTAATCCTAGCGATAATTTCAGTGATACTTTCATCTTATTGA
- a CDS encoding DUF4090 family protein, giving the protein MSSEPNSAAKSTTGADAIDVAIASGIDFDGTPIPKAKLDLYEKVMGLEGARQRSGVSNTMRSRIVRIGVKHLPQAELDPMLIAADFAPLKDKEVAFYYGAK; this is encoded by the coding sequence ATGTCTTCAGAACCAAACTCAGCCGCTAAATCGACAACTGGTGCAGATGCGATCGATGTGGCGATCGCTTCAGGAATCGATTTTGACGGGACTCCGATTCCAAAAGCAAAATTAGACCTCTACGAAAAAGTAATGGGATTAGAAGGCGCGAGACAGCGCAGTGGTGTATCAAACACCATGCGATCGCGCATTGTTCGTATCGGCGTCAAACACTTGCCTCAAGCAGAACTCGATCCAATGTTAATTGCTGCCGACTTTGCACCGCTAAAAGATAAAGAAGTTGCCTTTTATTACGGCGCTAAGTAA
- a CDS encoding NAD(P)H-dependent glycerol-3-phosphate dehydrogenase — protein MTILTIIGGGAWGSALANLGSKKGDRVNLWSRRSSFSLESVITGADVVVSAVSMKGVGETVDRLLALQLTPSTIIVTVTKGLDPATTRTPSQIWQNAFPHNPIVVLSGPNLSEEIQQGLPAATVAASLDEAAAKQVQTIYSSDIFRVYVNQDPLGTELGGTLKNVFAIAAGVCDGLQLGTNAKSALLTRALPEMIRVGVRLGARAETFYGLSGLGDLLATCNSALSRNYRVGFGLAKGKSLEEVVQELQSTAEGVNTTNVLIDLADQREIEVPVSRQVYRLLNGEITPEQAVLSLMERALKPES, from the coding sequence ATGACAATTCTGACAATAATAGGTGGAGGTGCGTGGGGTTCAGCCCTGGCAAATTTAGGAAGCAAAAAGGGCGATCGGGTGAATTTGTGGTCGCGTCGCAGTTCTTTTAGTCTAGAATCGGTTATAACTGGCGCGGATGTTGTAGTTTCGGCGGTTTCGATGAAAGGAGTTGGCGAAACAGTCGATCGGCTTTTAGCTTTACAACTAACTCCCAGTACAATTATAGTTACCGTCACCAAAGGTTTAGACCCCGCGACAACCCGTACTCCATCTCAAATCTGGCAAAATGCCTTTCCTCACAATCCAATTGTCGTACTTTCTGGCCCCAATCTTTCCGAAGAAATCCAACAAGGATTACCGGCGGCGACGGTAGCGGCGAGTTTGGATGAAGCAGCGGCGAAGCAAGTACAGACTATTTATAGTTCCGATATTTTTCGGGTTTATGTGAATCAAGATCCCTTGGGGACTGAGTTGGGTGGGACTTTAAAGAATGTTTTTGCGATCGCCGCTGGTGTTTGCGATGGTTTACAATTAGGAACTAATGCTAAATCTGCTTTGTTGACTCGCGCTTTACCGGAAATGATTCGAGTGGGAGTTCGTTTAGGGGCTAGGGCTGAAACTTTTTATGGTTTGTCTGGTTTGGGAGATTTACTCGCTACTTGCAATAGTGCTTTGTCGCGCAATTATCGAGTTGGTTTCGGATTGGCGAAAGGGAAGTCTTTAGAGGAAGTTGTGCAGGAATTGCAGAGCACTGCTGAGGGAGTTAATACTACTAATGTGTTAATTGATTTGGCGGATCAGCGCGAGATAGAAGTCCCTGTATCCCGTCAAGTTTACCGTTTGCTGAATGGTGAAATTACTCCCGAACAAGCTGTTTTATCGTTGATGGAACGTGCTTTAAAACCTGAGAGTTAA
- a CDS encoding threo-3-hydroxy-L-aspartate ammonia-lyase yields MKANLADQNPLPVSFADVEAAAKRLQGKAFKTPVLTSQTVNKQTNSQVFFKCENFQRTGSFKFRGACNALMQLSETEKRQGVVTFSSGNHGQAIALAAQLLAIPVTVVMPTDAPKVKQEATRGYGAEIVLYDRTQVSREELTAKIAEEQHLTIIPPYDDARVIAGQGTAALELIAEVGELDLLLVCCGGGGLLSGSAIAAKTLSPRCKVIGVEPEQADDAARSFRTKTLQTVNNPDTIADGARTPSLGKLTFPLVLHYVDDMATVSEEAIRTTMFFMWERMKIVVEPTGVLAAAALLSGVVKAKNQRVGVIVSGGNVDLREVDRFF; encoded by the coding sequence ATGAAAGCCAATCTTGCCGATCAAAATCCGCTTCCCGTGAGTTTTGCAGATGTGGAGGCGGCGGCAAAACGGTTGCAGGGCAAAGCTTTCAAGACGCCGGTGCTTACGTCACAGACTGTCAACAAACAGACGAATTCTCAAGTATTTTTCAAGTGCGAGAACTTTCAGCGGACGGGTTCGTTTAAATTTCGGGGTGCTTGCAATGCTTTGATGCAGCTATCTGAAACGGAAAAACGGCAGGGAGTGGTAACTTTTTCTTCGGGAAATCACGGGCAGGCGATCGCCCTTGCCGCACAGTTGCTCGCTATTCCTGTTACTGTCGTTATGCCGACAGATGCGCCGAAAGTCAAGCAGGAAGCGACTCGCGGTTACGGCGCCGAGATTGTTTTGTACGATCGAACTCAAGTTTCCCGCGAAGAGCTCACTGCTAAAATTGCCGAAGAGCAACACTTGACAATTATTCCTCCCTATGATGACGCCCGGGTGATTGCGGGACAAGGTACGGCGGCGCTGGAATTGATCGCAGAAGTTGGGGAGTTGGATTTGCTATTGGTTTGTTGTGGTGGCGGTGGTTTATTGTCGGGAAGTGCGATCGCAGCTAAAACTTTGTCTCCCCGGTGTAAAGTGATAGGAGTGGAACCCGAGCAAGCAGACGATGCCGCGCGATCGTTCCGCACAAAAACGCTGCAAACAGTCAACAACCCGGATACAATTGCTGACGGCGCGCGCACCCCGTCTTTAGGCAAATTGACTTTTCCTTTGGTACTGCATTATGTGGACGATATGGCAACTGTTTCCGAAGAGGCAATTCGCACTACAATGTTTTTCATGTGGGAACGGATGAAGATAGTTGTCGAACCTACGGGAGTGTTAGCAGCGGCGGCTTTGTTGTCGGGAGTTGTGAAAGCTAAAAATCAGAGAGTTGGCGTAATTGTCAGCGGGGGAAATGTTGATTTGCGGGAGGTCGATCGCTTTTTTTAA
- the recO gene encoding DNA repair protein RecO: SAPIGESDRLLTVLTREFGLIKAVAPGVRKQRSSIGGRSELFVVNELLIAKGRSLDKITQASTVESYPGLSRNLGKLSAAQYLAELAIASALSDEPQESLFLLLGEHLSRLERLSDRTEIQSAAVLVAHLTQGIFHLLALAGLAPQVQVCCATRQPIVPNFTDPNWKTGFSIPSGGTFSLPELANLEAELSFQTGSLYRSASRSPQTSDSKHLTNFQINAKELAALQQLGSAELEEEIADRTAWMSVENILRQYAQYHLGCTIRSGSSIDTYLESFEF; encoded by the coding sequence AGAGTGCACCGATCGGCGAATCCGATCGCCTGCTGACAGTTTTGACACGGGAATTCGGCTTAATTAAAGCCGTAGCACCGGGTGTTCGCAAACAACGATCGAGCATTGGCGGTAGAAGCGAGTTATTTGTCGTCAACGAATTGCTGATCGCCAAAGGTCGATCGCTCGACAAGATTACTCAAGCTAGCACCGTTGAATCCTATCCGGGTTTGAGCCGCAATTTGGGAAAACTATCAGCCGCGCAATATCTGGCCGAATTGGCGATCGCCAGCGCTTTATCCGATGAACCGCAAGAATCACTCTTCTTGTTGCTGGGCGAACACTTGAGTCGTTTGGAGCGTTTGTCCGATCGCACGGAAATCCAATCCGCCGCCGTGCTTGTCGCCCACCTCACCCAAGGAATTTTTCACTTGCTAGCCCTAGCAGGCCTCGCACCCCAAGTCCAAGTCTGCTGCGCCACCAGACAACCGATCGTCCCAAATTTCACAGATCCGAACTGGAAAACCGGGTTTAGTATACCCTCTGGGGGAACCTTCAGCTTGCCCGAGCTAGCTAACTTAGAGGCAGAACTCTCTTTCCAAACCGGTAGCTTGTACAGATCCGCTTCCCGTTCCCCGCAAACGAGTGACAGCAAACACTTGACAAATTTTCAGATTAATGCTAAAGAATTAGCGGCGCTGCAACAGTTGGGTAGTGCAGAACTAGAAGAGGAGATTGCCGATCGCACGGCTTGGATGTCAGTAGAAAATATTTTGCGGCAATATGCCCAGTATCATTTAGGTTGCACGATTCGATCGGGAAGCTCGATCGACACTTACTTGGAGAGTTTTGAGTTTTAA
- a CDS encoding phosphatidylglycerol lysyltransferase domain-containing protein yields MLSQKTRIGLWTASFLTGLVGVINLLSAVTPSLPDRRNWLEPFFPFPVRAGGHFFAAVIGFMLLTLATNLLRRKRIAWLLTVGLLIASILTHLIKGLDVEESLLSGVLLFQLLVMRKTFTAKSDRPSIAQGIRVLLGALLFTIAYGTAGFYILDRRFEVNERAINFDWDDAIFQTFAMFFTADNAGLVPKTRFASFFANSIYAVGAVTIGYALVMLLRPVLQRDSGSIVERNKAQQVVAEHGRTTLARLALLEDKSYYFSPSGKSTIAYVPKGRGAIALGDPIGPPEDRKEAILGFQEFCDRNDWYPAFYQTLPDDIEMYHNLGFRVVQIGEEAIVDLKTFTLKGKANQNLRTAINRLTKAGHQVEFYEPPLALEVMRQMKLASDEWLQMVQGAEKQFSVGWFDEAYLQKTRAIVIYTPNGKISAFANMISAGDRVIGVDLMRRRTEVENGTMECLFASMLQNCQELGYAEFDLGLSALAGVGEPGKSGRLEKFLIYLSDHLSKFYNFKGLHSFKDKFGPRWEPRYFVYPSWGSLPDVVVALIRADSGDRLLDYLRPGS; encoded by the coding sequence GTGTTATCCCAAAAAACTAGGATTGGACTTTGGACGGCATCATTTTTAACGGGATTGGTAGGAGTTATTAACCTGTTGTCTGCTGTAACTCCCAGTTTACCCGATCGCCGAAATTGGCTAGAACCATTTTTTCCTTTTCCCGTGCGGGCGGGCGGACATTTTTTTGCAGCCGTGATCGGATTTATGCTGCTAACTCTGGCAACTAATTTGTTGCGGCGCAAACGAATTGCTTGGTTGCTGACGGTGGGATTGTTAATTGCTTCTATTTTAACTCATTTAATCAAGGGATTAGATGTTGAAGAAAGTTTGCTTTCTGGGGTGCTGCTATTTCAGTTATTGGTAATGCGGAAGACGTTTACTGCCAAATCAGATCGCCCTTCAATTGCTCAAGGAATTCGAGTTTTACTGGGGGCATTGCTGTTTACCATCGCTTACGGCACGGCGGGTTTTTACATTTTAGACAGGCGTTTTGAAGTCAACGAACGAGCAATTAATTTCGATTGGGATGATGCTATATTCCAGACTTTTGCGATGTTTTTTACGGCGGATAATGCCGGATTAGTTCCGAAAACTAGGTTTGCTAGCTTTTTTGCAAATTCGATTTATGCTGTGGGTGCGGTGACAATTGGTTATGCACTTGTGATGCTGTTGCGACCTGTTTTACAGCGAGATTCGGGAAGTATTGTAGAACGGAATAAAGCTCAACAAGTTGTAGCAGAACACGGGCGGACAACGCTAGCAAGATTGGCTTTGCTTGAGGATAAATCTTATTATTTTAGTCCGTCGGGTAAAAGTACGATCGCCTACGTGCCCAAAGGTAGAGGTGCGATCGCCCTCGGAGACCCCATCGGCCCCCCAGAAGACCGCAAAGAGGCTATTCTGGGATTTCAAGAGTTTTGCGATCGCAACGATTGGTATCCTGCATTTTATCAAACTTTGCCCGACGATATAGAAATGTATCATAATCTCGGTTTTCGAGTAGTGCAAATTGGCGAAGAAGCGATTGTCGATCTCAAAACTTTTACTCTCAAAGGTAAGGCAAATCAAAACTTGAGAACTGCTATCAACCGATTGACAAAAGCTGGTCATCAAGTCGAATTTTACGAACCTCCTTTAGCTTTGGAAGTGATGCGGCAAATGAAATTAGCGAGCGACGAGTGGCTGCAAATGGTTCAGGGTGCGGAAAAACAGTTTTCTGTCGGTTGGTTTGATGAGGCATATTTGCAGAAAACTCGCGCTATAGTCATCTACACTCCCAACGGCAAAATTAGTGCTTTTGCTAATATGATATCTGCGGGCGATCGAGTTATTGGAGTTGATTTGATGCGCCGTCGCACTGAGGTTGAAAATGGTACGATGGAGTGTTTGTTTGCTTCGATGTTGCAGAACTGTCAAGAGTTGGGCTATGCAGAATTTGATTTGGGTTTGTCGGCTTTGGCGGGAGTCGGAGAACCTGGAAAATCTGGGCGGTTGGAAAAGTTTTTAATTTATCTTTCGGATCACTTGAGCAAGTTTTATAATTTTAAGGGATTGCACAGTTTTAAAGATAAGTTTGGGCCGCGCTGGGAACCTCGTTACTTTGTTTATCCGAGTTGGGGAAGTTTGCCGGATGTTGTGGTTGCTTTGATTAGGGCCGATTCGGGCGATCGACTTTTGGACTATTTGCGCCCGGGAAGCTAG
- a CDS encoding glycosyltransferase family 4 protein: MHIAWLGKKSPFCGNVTYSREVTNALLDRGYQVSFLHFAQEAGPLDRNNTAWSVANGKWGSSMSPTSFTNSLSPASCNEVSLPCHYKSQIYTIPTLKSRTVLMKSLRRLKPDVVHASLTLSPLDFLLPEICQELNLPLVATFHPPFDRKLRNLTSGTQHLMYQLYAPFLAHYDSTIVFSNIQRDILVKLGVPEERVAVIPNGVDAEKYSPGPSGLKSQLKADRLFVYQGRIAPEKNVEALLKAWKQCNFGPGNVLAIVGDGPLAASLQLSYGEDDGIVWLGFVAEEERRIEILRGADVFILPSLVEGLSLSLLEAMACGLACLATDAGADGEALEEGAGIVLNTQRVRSQLQTLLPLFSDHPEFGMLLGQKARQRAIERYTLSQNITELEKLYSQILQKQRVPLRGLA; encoded by the coding sequence ATGCACATCGCTTGGCTAGGAAAAAAATCACCTTTTTGCGGTAACGTAACTTACTCTAGGGAAGTCACTAACGCACTGTTAGACCGGGGATACCAGGTTAGTTTCCTGCACTTTGCCCAAGAAGCGGGCCCATTGGACAGGAACAATACGGCGTGGAGCGTGGCAAATGGGAAATGGGGCTCGTCCATGTCTCCAACTTCATTTACTAATTCGCTTTCGCCCGCGAGTTGCAACGAAGTTTCTTTACCTTGTCACTACAAATCGCAAATTTATACGATTCCGACTCTCAAATCCCGCACAGTTTTGATGAAGTCTCTGCGGCGGCTGAAACCCGATGTTGTTCACGCTTCTCTGACGCTTTCGCCTCTAGACTTTTTGCTGCCGGAAATTTGTCAAGAATTGAATTTGCCTTTGGTGGCGACTTTTCACCCGCCGTTCGATCGCAAATTGCGGAATTTAACATCGGGAACGCAACACCTGATGTATCAACTGTACGCTCCATTTTTGGCTCACTACGACTCGACGATCGTCTTTTCTAACATTCAGCGGGATATTTTGGTGAAGTTGGGAGTACCGGAAGAACGGGTAGCTGTGATTCCCAACGGCGTAGATGCCGAGAAGTATTCGCCCGGGCCTTCGGGGTTGAAGTCGCAGTTAAAGGCCGATCGACTTTTTGTGTATCAAGGCCGCATTGCCCCAGAGAAAAATGTTGAGGCTTTGCTGAAGGCTTGGAAACAGTGCAATTTTGGGCCAGGTAACGTATTGGCGATCGTAGGCGACGGGCCCCTAGCCGCCTCGCTGCAACTGTCCTACGGCGAAGATGACGGCATTGTGTGGCTCGGATTTGTCGCTGAGGAGGAACGCCGGATCGAAATTCTGCGGGGTGCAGATGTATTTATTCTGCCTTCTTTGGTGGAGGGATTGTCGCTGTCGCTGCTGGAAGCGATGGCCTGCGGTTTAGCTTGTTTGGCAACGGATGCCGGTGCTGACGGTGAAGCTTTGGAGGAAGGCGCGGGGATAGTTTTGAACACTCAGCGAGTGCGGAGTCAGTTGCAAACTTTGCTGCCGCTGTTTTCGGATCATCCTGAGTTTGGAATGCTGCTGGGTCAAAAAGCACGCCAACGGGCGATCGAGCGTTACACTCTCAGTCAGAATATTACTGAGTTGGAAAAGCTGTATTCACAGATTTTGCAGAAGCAGCGCGTACCGCTGCGCGGCTTGGCATAA
- a CDS encoding NUDIX hydrolase has product MTYRNPAPTVDIIIELVDRPHRPIVLIERLHIPYGWAIPGGFVDYGESVETAAKREALEETSLNVELIEQFYVYSDPNRDARKHTISIVFLAAATGEPQAADDAKNLQVFESWQIPSQLCFDHDRILRDYWRYRHYGLRPHL; this is encoded by the coding sequence ATGACTTATAGAAATCCTGCTCCTACAGTTGATATTATCATTGAATTAGTCGATCGCCCGCACCGACCAATAGTTCTCATAGAACGTCTGCATATTCCCTACGGCTGGGCTATTCCCGGGGGTTTTGTGGATTACGGGGAATCGGTAGAGACGGCGGCGAAACGGGAAGCTTTAGAAGAAACGAGTTTGAATGTAGAATTAATCGAGCAATTTTACGTTTATTCCGATCCAAATCGCGACGCGCGCAAACATACAATCAGTATAGTATTCTTGGCTGCGGCAACCGGCGAACCTCAAGCCGCCGATGATGCTAAAAATTTACAAGTTTTTGAATCTTGGCAGATTCCCAGTCAATTGTGTTTCGATCACGATCGCATTTTACGCGATTATTGGCGTTACCGTCATTACGGATTGCGGCCGCATTTGTAG
- a CDS encoding alpha/beta hydrolase-fold protein gives MPKWLGKVLGIGAGTILLLGATGYWYVFIAGAPQLDPPKIIVDADIKFELKTYKSAAMNSERTYGLILPPAYAKNPKQRYPVIFLLHGGHGDARAYQDKAAVTSVLHDLYKSKRLPPSIIITPDGNDKRGTSPLWDPQYFDGPNGKVGSAIGSELVQIVKSRYRTLEDPKFWAMGGQSSGGWGAFNIGLRYLNNFNILFSHSGYFTDQSGKANSPKYLVPKLSAKDRQRLRAYLDAGEGDENFLTSTQQFHEQLNSLGISNEFNKFPGGHGIVGPDVGWNYWHKHLADSLSYVGKQFKIASDVK, from the coding sequence ATGCCTAAGTGGCTGGGAAAAGTTTTAGGTATCGGTGCGGGTACAATCCTCCTACTAGGTGCAACTGGATACTGGTACGTCTTTATTGCCGGAGCACCTCAATTAGACCCTCCGAAAATCATAGTCGATGCCGACATAAAATTTGAACTCAAAACATATAAAAGTGCTGCTATGAATTCAGAGCGCACCTACGGCTTAATTTTACCACCAGCGTATGCAAAAAATCCCAAACAGCGCTATCCAGTGATTTTTTTGCTGCACGGCGGGCACGGAGATGCGCGCGCTTATCAAGACAAAGCTGCGGTTACTTCGGTACTCCACGATTTGTATAAAAGCAAAAGATTGCCGCCGTCAATTATCATTACTCCCGATGGAAATGACAAGCGGGGAACCAGCCCTTTGTGGGACCCGCAGTATTTTGATGGGCCGAATGGTAAAGTAGGAAGTGCGATCGGCTCCGAATTGGTTCAAATCGTAAAATCGCGCTACAGGACGCTCGAAGACCCCAAATTCTGGGCAATGGGAGGACAATCTTCCGGGGGGTGGGGAGCTTTTAATATTGGTTTGCGATATTTAAATAATTTTAATATTTTGTTCAGCCATAGTGGTTATTTTACCGATCAAAGTGGGAAAGCTAACAGTCCTAAATATTTAGTACCGAAACTTTCTGCAAAAGACAGACAGCGGCTGCGCGCTTATTTGGATGCCGGGGAAGGAGACGAAAATTTTCTGACTTCTACGCAACAGTTTCACGAACAATTAAACAGTTTGGGTATTAGCAACGAGTTTAACAAATTTCCTGGAGGACACGGAATAGTTGGCCCGGATGTGGGTTGGAATTATTGGCACAAGCATTTGGCGGATTCTTTGAGTTATGTGGGAAAACAGTTTAAGATAGCGAGTGATGTCAAATAG
- a CDS encoding PhnD/SsuA/transferrin family substrate-binding protein: MNIKFKVLASASAGLLLLGGLTANVVGNGQKAIAQTAPKGDLDLRAQAAITRIRIVFANRRDTTDLQNKANQVAQILSKEMGMPVDAVIGDETAAVEALRADRADVAFVAGRAALKAEQLAKARMYLAEVRSDYSGGNTYDSVFVVRQDSPLRPKGSAKQTLEQLKGQKMAFTSRTSGSGFIFPVSELVGTGLVSGPDRLESFFGNVFYGDGYSSALQSVLKGQSEVAAVSEYALLPPWITAEEGKKLRVLQQIPGVPAHGIVIDDRIPVPMREKLINAFMKMNEPGNNQLFRSLYNSQKLVKVDHTRHLATLRQALQRAKLEP; the protein is encoded by the coding sequence ATGAATATAAAGTTTAAAGTGCTAGCAAGCGCTAGCGCAGGACTTTTGCTGCTAGGGGGTTTGACAGCGAATGTAGTTGGGAACGGGCAGAAGGCGATCGCGCAAACAGCACCAAAGGGCGATCTAGATTTAAGAGCACAAGCAGCCATAACTCGCATTAGAATCGTATTTGCCAACCGTAGAGACACTACAGATTTGCAAAATAAAGCCAATCAAGTAGCGCAAATACTATCTAAAGAAATGGGAATGCCAGTGGATGCAGTCATCGGTGACGAAACCGCCGCTGTTGAAGCTTTGAGGGCCGACAGGGCAGATGTAGCATTTGTAGCAGGGCGCGCCGCATTAAAAGCAGAACAATTAGCCAAAGCGCGGATGTATCTAGCAGAAGTTCGCAGCGATTATTCCGGCGGAAATACCTACGATTCCGTGTTTGTAGTGCGGCAAGACAGTCCTTTGCGCCCGAAAGGTTCAGCAAAACAAACCCTCGAACAATTGAAAGGCCAAAAAATGGCTTTCACCTCTCGAACTTCCGGTTCGGGATTTATTTTTCCAGTCTCAGAATTGGTGGGTACAGGATTAGTTTCAGGGCCGGATAGACTGGAAAGTTTCTTCGGAAATGTATTCTACGGCGACGGTTACAGCAGCGCTTTGCAATCAGTTTTAAAAGGTCAATCTGAAGTTGCAGCCGTCTCTGAATACGCTTTGCTTCCGCCTTGGATTACAGCAGAAGAAGGCAAGAAATTGCGAGTTTTGCAACAAATCCCCGGAGTTCCAGCCCACGGAATAGTCATAGACGATCGCATTCCTGTACCAATGCGGGAAAAACTTATCAATGCTTTCATGAAAATGAACGAACCAGGAAACAATCAATTATTCCGCAGTTTGTACAACTCTCAGAAATTGGTTAAAGTAGATCATACGCGGCATTTAGCAACCTTGCGCCAAGCTTTACAGCGCGCAAAACTCGAACCATAA
- a CDS encoding MFS transporter produces the protein MMRLSDNDLRISVLAVTHHKMEERDNFPDFNSDRIFADRQWSNAQDPEMDKYPTNPETESSNGNSQQPAAIPEPTAELSEAVAETPEKETGFLPVLKNRNFLALWSGQVFSQLADKVYLVLTIALVASRFQAADQTISRWVSAIMIAFTIPAVLFGAAAGVYVDRWSKKAVLVATNLLRGGFVLTLPLLLWLSDGFELGQLPLGFCLLLLVTFLVSTLTQFFAPAEQSVIPLIVERRHLLSANSLYTTTMMGSVIIGFAVGEPLLALADNLFTNLGGGLGIGKELVVGGSYAFAGVLLLSMKTGEKNEAEHEPPHPLADLKDGLRYINDQPKVRNALIQLIILFSIFAALAVLAVRLAEILPGMKASQFGFLLAAVGVGMAVGATTVGYLGHKFSHSQLSLIGSVGMAVALMGLSAFTHHLWISVLFITLLGLFASLVGVPMQTTIQAETPEEMRGKVFGLQNNATNIALSLPLALAGVAETFLGLPTVFLALAGLAIAGGVLTWYISRSTNSKVDRLQSNK, from the coding sequence ATGATGCGACTGTCCGATAATGATTTGAGAATATCTGTTTTAGCTGTGACCCACCACAAGATGGAAGAACGAGACAATTTTCCAGATTTTAACTCCGATCGCATTTTTGCCGATCGACAATGGAGCAACGCCCAAGACCCAGAGATGGACAAATATCCCACAAATCCAGAAACAGAGTCAAGTAACGGCAACAGCCAACAACCCGCAGCCATCCCGGAGCCAACAGCAGAACTCTCCGAAGCAGTAGCGGAAACTCCCGAAAAAGAAACCGGATTTCTGCCGGTGCTCAAAAACCGCAATTTTCTAGCGTTGTGGAGCGGGCAAGTTTTTTCGCAACTAGCAGATAAAGTTTATCTCGTACTGACGATCGCCCTCGTAGCCAGCCGGTTTCAAGCAGCAGATCAAACCATCAGCAGATGGGTATCGGCAATTATGATCGCCTTTACCATACCTGCGGTATTATTTGGGGCTGCTGCGGGCGTTTATGTCGATCGTTGGTCAAAAAAAGCCGTGCTCGTAGCCACAAACCTGCTGCGCGGAGGCTTCGTCTTAACATTACCCCTGCTGCTGTGGCTCTCCGACGGGTTTGAACTCGGTCAACTACCGCTCGGATTCTGCTTGCTGCTGCTAGTCACATTCCTAGTTTCGACCTTAACTCAATTTTTCGCGCCAGCAGAACAGTCAGTGATTCCCCTAATTGTGGAACGCCGCCACCTGCTATCGGCCAACTCGCTCTACACCACAACCATGATGGGTTCGGTGATTATCGGCTTCGCAGTCGGAGAACCCTTACTAGCCTTAGCAGACAACCTATTTACCAACCTCGGTGGCGGACTCGGAATTGGTAAAGAATTAGTAGTAGGCGGCAGTTACGCCTTCGCCGGAGTGCTGTTGCTGTCGATGAAAACAGGCGAAAAAAACGAAGCCGAACATGAACCGCCACATCCTCTAGCAGATTTAAAAGACGGTTTGCGTTACATCAACGATCAGCCGAAAGTCCGCAATGCTTTAATTCAACTAATTATTCTATTTTCCATTTTTGCAGCCTTAGCAGTGCTAGCGGTGCGGCTGGCGGAAATCCTGCCCGGTATGAAAGCGTCGCAATTTGGCTTTTTGCTGGCTGCGGTGGGAGTCGGAATGGCTGTTGGGGCAACGACTGTCGGCTATCTCGGTCACAAATTTTCTCATTCCCAACTTAGTTTAATCGGATCGGTTGGCATGGCAGTGGCTCTGATGGGTCTTTCTGCTTTTACACACCATTTGTGGATCTCGGTGCTGTTCATTACGCTGTTGGGTTTGTTTGCGTCGTTGGTGGGAGTGCCGATGCAGACGACAATTCAAGCAGAAACCCCAGAAGAAATGCGGGGAAAAGTCTTCGGGCTGCAAAACAATGCGACGAATATCGCTTTGAGTTTACCACTAGCTTTAGCAGGAGTAGCCGAAACATTTCTGGGTTTGCCGACGGTATTTTTGGCTTTGGCAGGATTGGCGATCGCAGGTGGCGTCTTAACCTGGTATATTTCCCGTAGCACTAATAGCAAAGTCGATCGACTCCAATCAAACAAGTAA